One part of the Salvelinus sp. IW2-2015 linkage group LG28, ASM291031v2, whole genome shotgun sequence genome encodes these proteins:
- the hivep2a gene encoding LOW QUALITY PROTEIN: transcription factor HIVEP2a (The sequence of the model RefSeq protein was modified relative to this genomic sequence to represent the inferred CDS: inserted 11 bases in 8 codons; deleted 4 bases in 2 codons; substituted 1 base at 1 genomic stop codon), producing the protein MESRESAAGPKCTKDPREKLQRKWVSEPSAGTKRSTFADPEEKRHSHRESLQSGASGSNITGSARKYGSGKLLSTAMVQSSQDSQYAQAFPRTYSYQLPQPYPQQPMQERFLSGAKPQPGLEAHAWPFAGQLPSDDIFPGHSRAHGVFPRQKSPSLPSSFGQYSQSGPEPPEEGYKKEQKPKKPGKYICHYCGRACAKPSVLKKHIRSHTGERPYPCVPCGFSFKTKSNLYKHRKSHAHAIKAGLVPFSELAVSRTDMDQASSVGETEVHSDGEQSTDTDEETAEASMFMDKGSPIPQISFDMDKSTMEKGREPAYADSAEELAMASMKVPILIVPKQGVPPTALECPPFTDLKASHISSQVGRMDDSPTIKQRLALRLTEKKGSQDSDQQSQQSLNLLSPHSKGSTDSGYFSRSESAEQQISPPNTNAKSYEEIMFGRTWYYKPNSARSRQSIAVGMATVGQDTNIVMGKISEDHIFFRNDSGEVQLLAGVDPKQYPTGPCQSNTGLLETPSDSGTLIRSNSMPTSSPTNLNVPPGIRVSHSFDEMMTSDDVFYPGAASLRRLRRQAAFEHSAHEGHGDYETYGHVPKNAAPSVGLKLGERSPVVPEHTAYSPYGTKVGMTEIATRKRRKEKSVGDEEDGPVQYDSSCSGSVDMVRDYDSKQGSQEGSRGTPTGKGSMGSMYSAHSQSDSFETCCSSMCSEDVVLVPDSDRKAAGNVISVIQHTNSLSRPNSFEKSESFEHPAYLQDKPSSQYSEQSDTENIEDVQSPEFMLRSESMEQQQQSNSDLVSSNQPCHMPPKLVRQPNIQVPEIRVTEEPDKPEKEPDVPTKEPEKHVEEFQWPQRSETLSQLPAEKLPPKKKRLRLADLEHSSGESSFESCTSLSRSPRRERNLSHSSTSLCLXQEESLSLCHPKQDDFXHSSLSTGQLSHIPGHHQQREMRRPHQNRLPRSATEIPEIRSKSFDYGSLSTSSRQGELLQCISHERSRRGYLVRQASLSVYPETVVHEQGGLEITVKQEHSDHGPSSXAEPPSSQSSLGASASEVARPKRGSHHHLLQQSISEDSQDDPPLFQKSSRLPSQQSSXGEHPGHELMSKETMQYSSLQNSLASLPFLPCQPGLFWXSRSTQRHKQHLAFQPHQLQKLHIRQPSLPHMIQKSNPPSNQLQQIQEQCDAKADGAISQSYQYPSRAPPRPSXLRSLPSKVTLTESTVLLQQVQPIFATQNAXFTVILPGMLVPVRIQTQVPSYGSVMYTSVSQLLANHGQSTYSARVICSESVSSIHSQVALFQSKALASIXISDPGQPEGALRYPLWNIPINTEHGRLNTGIPLSLTSGTISTTDASSSXWGSKRMLSPASSLELFIETKQQKRVKEEKMYGQIVKELSAVELSASKDSGNLSTRAPLKSEGSMDDQERMSSSPPADFPSTKIPVRSNAPHIPDVPPADSFTPPLQIVTDFPGGRESPEELDVDDSTPEASCSPQFMVSSSDTPEASCSPQFMVSSSDTPEEAKPLMGSKIPVNMLVQLAANQSGGAAGSTLMLTDLADVQQFFQFPSLRTTTSVSWCFLNYTKPNNAQTTPLTSVYGSWCVSSYNPNPLSLSTKSTLALLCSKQRKNTETYTMAAMYQPRTGKLVSSLAWKQKFEQMKPELMQLDVSKYGKKIKGLSSRERVKEDHGEKEASSKQAEPTRIKIFEGGYKSNEDYVYVRGRGRGKYICEECGIRCKKPSMLKKHIRTHTDVRPYVCKFCNFAFKTKGNLTKHMKSKAHMKKCLELGVSVTSVEDADAEEADNGEDGQRESGKMLGIMADHQFSDADDSDDDGDEVDDDEDDDDDYDGDSTPKTRSRSTSPQPYGIPSLSITAVAASQNACSSDLLGQGSKPPIFSYFTSLPSIQITQLMVPSERAGQGQMAEYQRLLQGALGEDYKNRLDIPSSMDKDFGLSTDHSFSSFDLSPSRLSSPGLGSSPLREPSPTTSSRKYLSPRRDLSPRGRLSPHREVSPLRHISPKRDISFRRDLSPRRDLSARGHLSPLSHAGRPTSPGRDLAGRRELSPRSHYRGMIRPVSPRRGMHHHSAPWSLSQHLDSEMVPLGQSSRSHSEMETEQKKSSPPHSSQESPQPHQGLFSHLPLHSQQQVRTSFPMIPIGGIQMVPSVPTSVTGLAHPARLPLQKSTSEESSTSEVSFHLAEGGGGSRGSTGSSDSPQRQERMVSSSSSSRGTPVPSPGPSLPWSGSRQDSADMSDSKDIKQQEESIQTCTKAIASLRIATEHDTLEKGMLVCSSDAHQRHPPPLPHSSHSPYPSPQERASSRIQHFSGLEVRQSPDGRSASPLPLHSSSSLETSLPATSKGPAGSTAGPGHCAKERSPGQQSPGERPESTKRGKNILKDATENR; encoded by the exons ATGGAGTCACGTGAATCTGCTGCTGGACCAAAATGCACCAAGGATCCCCGGGAGAAGCTACAAAGGAAGTGGGTCTCTGAGCCCTCAGCTGGCACAAAAAGAAGCACTTTCGCTGACCCGGAGGAAAAGAGGCACTCGCATCGCGAAAGCCTTCAAAGTGGTGCCAGTGGCAGCAATATTACTGGCTCAGCACGAAAGTATGGCTCTGGGAAGCTGCTATCAACTGCAATGGTTCAGTCATCTCAAGATAGTCAGTACGCACAGGCTTTCCCTCGTACTTACTCCTACCAGCTACCACAACCGTACCCACAACAGCCCATGCAAGAGCGCTTCCTGTCCGGAGCCAAGCCACAGCCCGGTCTGGAGGCCCATGCCTGGCCTTTCGCTGGACAGCTCCCTTCCGACGACATATTCCCTGGACACTCCCGTGCCCATGGAGTTTTCCCTCGTCAGAAATCTCCCAGTTTACCCAGTTCTTTTGGCCAGTATTCCCAGTCAGGGCCGGAGCCACCAGAGGAGGGATACAAGAAGGAGCAGAAACCCAAGAAGCCAGGGAAGTACATCTGCCACTACTGTGGAAGGGCTTGTGCTAAACCCAGCGTGCTGAAGAAGCACATTCGTTCACACACTGGAGAACGCCCCTACCCTTGTGTCCCCTGCGGGTTCTCCTTTAAAACCAAGAGTAATTTGTACAAACACAGGAAATCTCATGCCCATGCCATCAAAGCAGGACTAGTCCCATTCTCCGAACTGGCAGTTTCACGCACAGACATGGATCAGGCGTCCTCAGTGGGAGAGACGGAAGTACACTCAGACGGTGAACAGAGCACAGACACCGACGAGGAGACTGCAGAGGCCTCCATGTTTATGGACAAAGGCAGCCCCATTCCCCAGATATCATTTGACATGGACAAAAGCACAATGGAGAAGGGTAGGGAGCCGGCATATGCTGACTCAGCTGAGGAGCTAGCTATGGCTTCCATGAAAGTGCCTATCCTAATTGTCCCAAAACAAGGGGTCCCACCAACAGCATTGGAGTGCCCCCCATTCACGGATCTCAAGGCTTCTCACATCAGCTCCCAGGTTGGCCGCATGGATGACTCTCCCACTATCAAACAGAGACTGGCTCTGAGACTGACAGAGAAGAAGGGATCACAGGACTCAGACCAGCAGTCCCAGCAGTCCCTGAACCTTCTGAGTCCACACAGCAAAGGCAGCACAGACTCAGGCTACTTCTCCCGTTCAGAGAGTGCAGAGCAACAGATCAGCCCTCCCAACACAAACGCAAAGTCCTACGAGGAGATCATGTTTGGTCGGACTTGGTATTACAAACCTAACTCTGCTAGATCTAGACAATCCATTGCAGTAGGCATGGCCACTGTTGGCCAAGACACTAACATAGTAATGGGGAAGATATCTGAGGATCATATTTTTTTCCGAAATGATAGCGGTGAAGTGCAACTATTAGCAGGTGTTGACCCTAAGCAGTATCCCACAGGCCCTTGCCAAAGCAACACAGGTCTACTAGAGACTCCTTCTGATTCAGGGACACTCATTAGGAGTAACTCAATGCCAAcatcctccccgaccaacctcAACGTCCCACCGGGGATAAGAGTGAGCCACTCCTTTGATGAGATGATGACCTCTGATGATGTCTTCTACCCGGGTGCTGCCAGTCTGAGGAGGCTTAGGAGACAGGCCGCTTTTGAGCATTCAGCACATGAAGGGCATGGCGACTATGAAACCTATGGACACGTTCCCAAGAACGCAGCCCCATCCGTGGGATTAAAGCTAGGGGAGCGCAGTCCTGTGGTGCCAGAGCATACAGCATACAGCCCATATGGTACTAAAGTGGGAATGACAGAGATTGCCACTCGTAAACGCAGGAAGGAAAAGAGTGTAGGAGATGAGGAGGATGGCCCTGTCCAGTACGACAGTAGTTGTAGTGGCTCAGTAGATATGGTCAGAGATTATGATTCAAAACAAGGTAGTCAAGAGGGTTCAAGGGGGACACCTACTGGAAAGGGATCCATGGGATCTATGTACAGTGCACATAGCCAATCAGACAGTTTTGAAACATGCTGTAGTAGCATGTGCTCAGAGGACGTAGTGCTAGTCCCAGACTCTGACAGAAAGGCAGCTGGCAATGTTATATCTGTCATTCAGCACACCAACTCACTCAGTAGGCCAAACTCCTTTGAGAAGTCAGAGTCCTTCGAGCACCCAGCCTACCTGCAAGATAAACCCTCCAGCCAATATTCAGAGCAGTCAGATACAGAGAACATAGAGGATGTGCAGAGCCCAGAGTTTATGCTGAGGTCTGAGAgcatggagcagcagcagcaaagcAACAGTGATTTAGTTTCATCCAACCAGCCCTGTCACATGCCCCCCAAACTGGTRCGTCAGCCTAACATCCAAGTGCCTGAAATCAGGGTGACAGAGGAGCCAGATAAACCAGAGAAAGAGCCTGATGTACCGACCAAGGAGCCGGAGAAGCACGTTGAAGARTTCCAGTGGCCCCAGAGGAGTGAGACACTGTCCCAGCTCCCTGCGGAGAAGCTGCCTCCTAAGAAGAAGCGTCTGCGTCTGGCAGACCTGGAGCACTCCTCTGGGGAGTCCAGCTTTGAGTCCTGCACCAGCCTGTCCAGGAGCCCCAGGCGAGAGCGCAACCTGTCCCACAGCTCCACTTCTCTATGTCTTTGACAGGAAGAGAGCCTAAGTCTGTGTCACCCCAAGCAGGATGACT GGCACAGCAGTCTGAGTACAGGGCAACTCTCTCACATCCCCGGccatcaccagcagagggagatGCGACGTCCTCATCAGAACAGGCTCCCGCGCTCTGCCACCGAGATCCCAGAGATCCGTAGCAAGTCCTTCGACTATGGCAGCCTCTCAACATCATCCAGACAGGGAGAGTTACTCCAGTGCATCAGCCATGAAAGATCGAGACGGGGCTACCTAGTAAGGCAGGCATCCCTCAGTGTTTACCCTGAGACTGTGGTGCATGAGCAAGGTGGTCTCGAAATTACTGTCAAGCAAGAGCACTCGGACCATGGACCCTCAT TGGCAGAGCCCCCATCCTCTCAAAGTTCTCTCGGTGCATCAGCCAGCGAAGTAGCAAGACCCAAGAGAGGGTCACATCATCATCTTCTGCAacagagcattagtgaggacaGCCAGGACGACCCACCACTGTTCCAGAAGTCATCTCGTCTGCCAAGTCAACAGTCAT GAGGAGAGCATCCAGGTCACGAGCTCATGAGCAAGGAAACGATGCAATACTCCTCACTCCAGAACAGCTTGGCTTCACTGCCTTTCCTGCCATGTCAGCCGGGTCTGTTCT CATCCCgatccacacagagacacaagcaGCATCTGGCATTCCAGCCACACCAGTTACAGAAACTACATATCAGACAGCCTAGTCTACCACACATGATCCAGAAATCCAACCCACCTTCTAATCAGCTACAGCAGATTCAGGAGCAATGCGATGCAAAAGCTGACGGTGCTATCAGTCAGAGCTATCAGTATCCCTCTAGAGCTCCCCCCAGGCCCAG ATTACGGTCTCTACCGTCTAAAGTGACCCTCACTGAGAGCACGGTGCTCCTGCAACAGGTCCAGCCAATCTTCGCCACTCAGAATGC GTTCACAGTCATCCTCCCAGGTATGCTAGTCCCCGTTAGGATACAGACTCAAGTGCCATCTTACGGAAGTGTTATGTACACAAGTGTTTCACAACTCTTAGCTAACCATGGCCAGAGCACTTATTCAGCAAGAGTCATATGCTCAGAGAGTGTATCATCTATTCACTCACAGGTGGCACTGTTTCAAAGCAAGGCGTTGGCTTCAAT TATCTCAGATCCTGGTCAGCCTGAGGGAGCTCTACGTTATCCACTGTGGAATATTCCGATC AACACTGAACACGGGAGACTGAACACGGGAATTCCGCTGTCGTTGACATCAGGAACCATCTCCACCACGGATGCGTCCTCCA ATTGGGGAAGCAAGCGGATGCTATCACCAGCCAGTAGCCTGGAACTCTTTATT GAGACCAAACAGCAGAAACGGGTCAAGGAGGAGAAGATGTACGGTCAGATTGTAAAGGAGCTGAGCGCTGTCGAGCTGAGTGCTTCGAAAGACAGCGGCAATTTATCAACGCGTGCCCCTCTGAAGAGCGAGGGTTCAATGGACGATCAGGAGAGGATGTCCTCCTCCCCACCAGCAGACTTCCCCTCCACCAAAATCCCAGTGCGTTCCAACGCACCTCACATACCTGATGTGCCACCAGCTGACAGCTTCACTCCCCCTCTGCAAATCGTGACGGACTTCCCTGGTGGCAGAGAGTCCCCAGAGGAGCTGGACGTAGATGACTCCACCCCAGAGGCTAGCTGCAGCCCACAGTTCATGGTCTCCTCCAGTGACACTCCAGAGGCTAGCTGCAGCCCACAGTTCATGGTCTCCTCCAGTGACACTCCAGAGGAAGCCAAGCCACTCATGGGCAGCAAGATCCCTGTCAACATGCTGGTGCAGCTGGCTGCCAATCAGAGTGGGGGTGCTGCTGGAAGCACTCTAATGCTCACAGATCTGGCAGACGTTCAGCAGTTCTTTCAGTTCCCCAGTCTTCGCACGACAACCAGTGTCAGCTGGTGCTTCCTGAATTACACCAAGCCAAACAACGCTCAGACGACTCCACTGACTTCTGTCTACGGCTCCTGGTGCGTCAGCTCTTACAACCCTAACCCTCTCAGTCTCAGCACCAAGTCTACTCTGGCACTGCtctgctccaagcagaggaagaACACAGAAACCTACACGATGGCTGCTATGTATCAACCCAGGACTGGAAAACTTGTGTCCTCTCTTGCTTGGAAGCAGAAGTTTGAACAG ATGAAGCCAGAGCTCATGCAGCTAGATGTGAGCAAATATGGGAAGAAAATCAAGGGGCTGAGCTCCAGGGAACGAGTCAAGGAGGACCACGGAGAGAAGGAGGCCTCCTCAAAGCAGGCTGAGCCCACTCGCATCAAAATCTTTGAAGGAGG GTACAAATCCAATGAAGACTATGTTTACGTGcggggtagaggaagagggaagTACATATGTGAAGAGTGTGGAATTCGTTGTAAGAAGCCAAGCATGCTGAAGAAACATATCCGCACACACACCGATGTCAGGCCATATGTCTGCAAGTTCTGCAACTTTGCTTTTAAAACTAAAG GAAACCTGACAAAACACATGAAGTCGAAAGCCCACATGAAGAAGTGCTTGGAACTCGGGGTGTCAGTGACATCTGTGGAGGATGCAGACGCAGAGGAAGCTG ACAATGGCGAGGATGGCCAGAGGGAGTCTGGGAAGATGTTAGGCATTATGGCGGACCACCAGTTCTCAGACGCTGATGATTCTGATGATGACGGGGATGAGGTGGATGATGATGAAGACGATGACGACGATTACGATGGCGACTCCACGCCGAAAACGCGCTCCAGAAGCACTAGCCCTCAGCCCTATGGCATACCGTCTCTCTCCATCACGGCTGTGGCGGCCTCTCAGAACGCCTGCTCCTCAGACCTGCTGGGTCAAGGCTCCAAACCTCCCATCTTCAGCTACTTCACCAGCCTGCCCAGCATCCAGATCACCCAGCTCATGGTGCCCAGCGAGCGTGCAGGCCAGGGCCAGATGGCAGAGTACCAGCGTCTGCTGCAGGGCGCCCTGGGCGAGGACTATAAGAACAGGCTAGACATACCCAGCTCCATGGACAAGGACTTTGGCCTGTCCACAGATCACAGCTTCTCCTCCTTTGACCTGTccccgtctcgcctctcctctccaggcctgGGGTCCTCCCCTCTCCGAGAGccctcccccaccacctcctcACGCAAGTACCTCTCCCCCCGACGGGACCTGTCCCCCCGTGGCCGCCTGTCACCCCACAGAGAGGTGTCCCCTCTCAGGCACATCTCCCCCAAGAGAGACATCTCCTTCAGGAGGGACCTCTCGCCTCGGAGGGACCTGTCCGCCAGAGGTCACCTCTCGCCCCTGTCCCACGCCGGACGCCCCACGTCACCGGGCAGGGACCTTGCGGGCAGGAGGGAGCTGTCTCCGCGCAGTCACTACCGGGGCATGATCAGACCTGTCTCCCCCAGGAGGGGAATGCACCATCACAGTGCCCCTTGGAGTCTAAGCCAGCACCTAGACTCAGAGATGGTGCCACTGGGCCAGAGCAGTAGGAGCCACTCAGAGATGGAGACG GAGCAGAAGAAAAGTTCCCCTCCCCACAGCAGCCAGGAGTCCCCTCAACCCCACCAGGGCCTGTTCAGCCACCTCCCCCTGCACTCCCAGCAACAGGTCCGCACCTCCTTCCCCATGATCCCCATCGGCGGCATCCAGATGGTTCCCTCCGTgcccacctcagtcaccggcctGGCCCACCCCGCCCGCCTCCCCCTGCAGAAGAGCACGTCCGAGGAGTCCAGCACCAGCGAGGTCTCCTTCCACCTGgccgagggaggaggagggtccagggGTTCCACCGGGTCGTCCGACTCACCCCAGCGCCAGGAGAGGATGGtgtcatcatcctcttcctctcggGGGACGCCGGTCCCCTCCCCTGGCCCGTCCTTACCCTGGTCAGGAAGTCGCCAGGACAGCGCAGACATGTCAGACAGCAAGGACATTAAGCAGCAGGAGGAAAGCATACAGACTTGTACCAAAGCTATCGCCTCGCTCCGCATCGCTACAGAACATGACACTCTGGAGAAGGGCATGTTGGTGTGCTCTTCAGACGCCCATCAGAGACACCCCCCCCCACTGCCTCACTCCTCTCACTCCCCTTACCCCAGCCCTCAGGAGAGAGCCTCCAGCAGGATTCAGCACTTTAGTGGCCTAGAGGTTAGGCAGTCCCCGGACGGCCGctctgcctcccctctccccctacaCTCCAGCTCCAGCTTGGAGACCTCCCTGCCAGCCACATCAAAGGGCCCGGCGGGTTCCACGGCAGGCCCAGGCCACTGTGCCAAGGAGAGGTCGCCAGGTCAACAGAGCCCAGGGGAAAGACCAGAAAGCACAAAGAGAGGCAAAAATATATTAAAGGATGCCACCGAGAACAGGTGA